TTCGACAGCTCATCCTCCGCGACTGGGACCAAGGTCTGATCTACATGGCATGCGTGGTAGGGATTCTGCTGACTCATGAAATGGGCCATTTTATCGCGACGTTGATCTATCGAATTCCTGCAAGTCTGCCTTTTTTTATTCCCCTACCCGTGATCACCCCAATTGGAACCATGGGTGCAGTAATCGGCATGGAAGGACAGCGGGCAAATCGAAAACAGATTTTTGATATCGGAATCGCCGGACCTTTGGCAGGGCTGGTGGTTGCTGCCCCCATCTTGTGGATCGGCGTCGCACAACTTGAACTCTCCAAACCGGCTTATGGCGCTTTTCTTTACGACTGTCCGTTGATCGTTCGCTGGATGATTAGCTGGATACAGCCTGAATATGCAAGTGTGAAGACAATCGGCACGAGCCAGCTCAACCCCTACTTTATGGCCGGCTGGGTTGGATTGTTGATTACGGGATTAAACATGATGCCCGTCAGTCAACTGGACGGCGGACATGTCATCTATGGTTTGTTTCTCAAACGAGCACATTTTATCGCTCGGGGATTTATTTTATCCGCCATGGCATATATTGTTTTCGGCGACGCGATGATCTGGTCATTGATGGTCATCTTGGTCGTCTTGATGGGCACCGATCATCCGCCTACCGCCAACGATCGCATGCCGTTGGGACGCTTTCGCTTCATCCTGGGAGTCGCCTCCCTATCAATTCCTGTGCTCTGCTTTCCAATCAAGGGTTTGATTCCAGTCGGCTTCTAGCCGTTAAAAACCCAAATCTAATCGAACCTTTTTCTATTTGCTGGCAGCAACTCTGAGGAGCCCACCGATGACGGGACGCCCCACATTGGTCGCGCATCGCGGCTACCCAACAAACTATCCAGAAAACACGATGATCGGCTACCGTGCTGCGGTCGAGGCCGGCGCCACTTGGATTGAAACCGATATTCAAGTCACCCGCGATCAAGTTGTCGTGTTATACCATGATGCAACTCTGACGCGGATCTCAGGCGTTGACAGCTCCATCCTGGAGAAAACCTTCTCCGACTTAAAAAACATTCCGGCCTCCCATGAAAGTCGCTTTGGGCAAGAATTTTCCAACGAACCCATCGCGACACTCACCCAGTTGGTCGATTTCATCGGCCAACATCCTCAAATCCAAGCGATGATCGAGATTAAACAGGAGAGC
The sequence above is drawn from the Pirellulaceae bacterium genome and encodes:
- a CDS encoding site-2 protease family protein; the encoded protein is MLRAMSNPDRPIDSSDPDQSSRASASETSDASADEPIVAEFATNDTQTFTNSLQQPQRPGGQSPYLAGSPSGPLLRESHLHSRRRRVRLPVTLFIVTCLSTFWAGVTGWQPLSLGGLEFRQLILRDWDQGLIYMACVVGILLTHEMGHFIATLIYRIPASLPFFIPLPVITPIGTMGAVIGMEGQRANRKQIFDIGIAGPLAGLVVAAPILWIGVAQLELSKPAYGAFLYDCPLIVRWMISWIQPEYASVKTIGTSQLNPYFMAGWVGLLITGLNMMPVSQLDGGHVIYGLFLKRAHFIARGFILSAMAYIVFGDAMIWSLMVILVVLMGTDHPPTANDRMPLGRFRFILGVASLSIPVLCFPIKGLIPVGF